The genome window GACACCCAGcgttgttaaacaaaaacatggcaatgaacagaattctttcttcattttggccaataaacaggacattgtggctaacacaagacagcatctttggcaacactatctgttttcatagcagccgctggcttaaactggtcacgttaacgagtgtgtctaaacgaccgattttacctttagtttttaagcaatcaaaataaaacaatacacctttactaggctagttacaaatgagacgatcaacagctgaatcgtatctgaattctggaactggactcgcgctgatgacgtaacgtaagataggcacgcccacagcgggttatgattggtcgatcgacaggctcaaatctgattggctaaagtgtacgagtgacccgcatgggaggagttcgctgccaggagagtctcaaaaacacacacgcaagtctaaaaaatacacacgtaaaaaagctattcacacactcacagtccgtgatacactcgtgattttaaaacattcaaaattgttgtacacagttgtaaatctgtgaattgtgttttgcaacttgtgaaacgtattttatgaatttatattcttattttttgcacgtgaattttttttgtgaatatatatatttttttcgtgcacgtgaattgggacacgcatgtgtgtatcgtgtattgtgcgtgaattattaatgagactaatctgcttccatagagatacaactatttaaaatctaaaatctgaaacCTGAGAGTCCAAAAAAATCAaggtattgagaaaatcgcctttaaagttgtccgaatgaagttcttagcaatgcacattactaattaaaaggtaagttttgatatatttaccataggaaatttacaaaatatcttcatggaacatgatctttacttactatcctgatgatttttggcctaaaaatctgtcattttgacccataaaatgtattgctggctattgctacaaatatacccttacTCCTTagtactggttttgtggtccagggtcacaaatgatcaaATTCCTactatgattgtttttttttttttctctttatttagAGCCCTGATCTTAAACATTATGTCAATCTAATAATATAACTCACCTAACATAATTATATTGTTTAAGTGACAAAATGTTTACAAAATGTAAACTGATTGCATAACTTGTCTAAATAGTGAACAGAATATAGCAGAAAAAAATTGCATACAAGGTAACTCTAAACACGAAAAACAACATTCTAAAGAAACCTGAGAGCCACTGAGAGCATTTCCTGCACTGCATGAAGTCACATGATTACAGGAGGGGCGGGACGTAAACATAGCTGCCAAGAAAGAGGAATTAAAAACAGAGCAGAGCGCAAGAGCACGGCAAAAGAGGAACATGGGCAGCCTCCTCCAAATCCTGCTTGCTCTATTCATCTCGGTCCTAGGTGCCCTCTATCTTCTGGGGTCTTTTCGCCGGAGACGAGCTGGAGAACCCCCTCTAGATAAGGGCCCTATTCCCTGGTTTGGACATGTGCTGGAATTCAGGAAGGACACGGCCAAATTCCTGCAGAGGATGAAGGAAAAACATGGAGATATTTTCACAGTGCAGTTGGGAggcttttatttccattttatcaCAGACCCGCTCTCCTTTGGCTCTGTGGTCAAAGAGGCCAGAACAAAGCTGGACTTTACTAAATTTGCAGAACAACTGGTCGCAAGAGTATTCGGCTATCATGGCATGGAAAACGAACACAAAGTTCTCCAGACATCAAGTACAAAACATCTCATGGGAGATGGGCTGGTTGTCATGACTCAGGCTATGATGTACAATCTTCAGAATCTGATGCTCCACAGCGTTGGATCTGGAGATGGCAAGCAATGGCAAGAAAGTGGACTCTTCAATTTCAGCTACAACATTGTGTTTCGCGCCGGCTATCTGGCTCTGTTTGGTAACGAGTCGGTCAAAAGTACAGGAACTTTGGACAAAGCTAAGGAAACTGACCGGCTGCAATCTGACGAACTTTTCAAGGAATTCAGAAAATATGACCAGCTATTTCCCAATCTGGCTTACGGGGTTCTGGGACCTAGCGAGAAGATAGAGGCTGAGCGTTTGAAAAGGCTGTTCTGGGACATGCTTTCAGTGCAGAAGATGAGAAACAGAGACAACATCAGCGGCTGGGTCAGTGACCAGCAACAGGAGAGAGACGAAAAGGGCATGCAAGAGTTCATGCAGGATCGATACATGTTTTTGCTTCTGTGGGCCTCTCAGGGAAACACGGGCCCTGCGGCATTCTGGTTGCTCCTATATCTGATGAAGCACCCTGAAGCAATGAACGCCGTTAAGAAAGAAGTCGAGGAGGTTCTCAGAGAAACGAAGCAGGAGGCAAAACGAGGCGGGCCGCTGATTGACCTGAGTAGGGACATGCTCCTAAAAACTCCCGTCCTAGACAGTGCAGTCGAGGAGACCCTTCGCCTAACAGCAGCCCCGGTCCTTACAAGAGCTGTTTTACAGGATATGACCATCAACATGGCCAGCGGACTAGAGTACAAGATCCGTAAAGGCGACAGAGTGGCGATTTTCCCCTATATAGCTGTTCAGGTGGACCCAGAAGTTTACCCAGATCCCTACACCTTCAAGTATGACCGCTTTCTCACGCCGGACGGAAGCAAAAAGACTGATTTCTACAAGCGTGGAAAGAAACTCAAGTACTACAACATGCCTTGGGGAGCGGGAACCACTATGTGTCCGGGTAGATTCTTTGCCACAAATGAGTTGAAGCAGTTTGTCTTTCTCATGTTGTCCTATTTTGACTTTGAGCTGAAAAATCAGAATGAAGAGATTCCAGGTATTGATATCAGACGATGGGGCTTTGGCTCCATGCAGCCAACTAAAGATATCCAGTTTAGATACAGACTTAAAATTTAGTGCTAATTAGTGCTAATATTATTCTATGATCTCATACACTGATGCTTCAACAATATTATTAGGCAATATTCATTAATGAAAGCTGGCTTTAAAACTCACATGCTCACATTTCATGTACATTTTCTGTGTCCTAAGTTATCTCGAAGTGTCATTCTTGCTTATGAGTTCAATGAGTTTGCATTTACTCTGTTACCCAATGACTGTTTCTATGTAAGAACAGATCTCATACAGCATATAAAGGAATAAGATATTCATAAAAGGGTAATTTTGTGCATAATAAATCTGCCTTTTTCAAAAATATCAATGTATTGTGCTGATTGTTCATGTACTATTTAAGAGAAAAACAAGATAtatcatatataaataaatacattaagctTCTTATCTTTTTGTTGTTCCTTTTTGTGATTCTGAACCAGGAGGGAAAAAACAACTCATATAGGGTCAGCTTTATTGTCTTGACCTTTGCACCAAGGAACTTTACAACATATAGCTCTGACATGAAAGTTCAGTCTGGAAGACCAGACAATAGTGGAAATTAAAACATTCTGTTTACTTCATTTACCTCACAATATATCACATTTATGAGTTGTCATATATTATTGTTA of Garra rufa chromosome 10, GarRuf1.0, whole genome shotgun sequence contains these proteins:
- the LOC141344059 gene encoding 5-beta-cholestane-3-alpha,7-alpha-diol 12-alpha-hydroxylase-like — encoded protein: MGSLLQILLALFISVLGALYLLGSFRRRRAGEPPLDKGPIPWFGHVLEFRKDTAKFLQRMKEKHGDIFTVQLGGFYFHFITDPLSFGSVVKEARTKLDFTKFAEQLVARVFGYHGMENEHKVLQTSSTKHLMGDGLVVMTQAMMYNLQNLMLHSVGSGDGKQWQESGLFNFSYNIVFRAGYLALFGNESVKSTGTLDKAKETDRLQSDELFKEFRKYDQLFPNLAYGVLGPSEKIEAERLKRLFWDMLSVQKMRNRDNISGWVSDQQQERDEKGMQEFMQDRYMFLLLWASQGNTGPAAFWLLLYLMKHPEAMNAVKKEVEEVLRETKQEAKRGGPLIDLSRDMLLKTPVLDSAVEETLRLTAAPVLTRAVLQDMTINMASGLEYKIRKGDRVAIFPYIAVQVDPEVYPDPYTFKYDRFLTPDGSKKTDFYKRGKKLKYYNMPWGAGTTMCPGRFFATNELKQFVFLMLSYFDFELKNQNEEIPGIDIRRWGFGSMQPTKDIQFRYRLKI